In Camelina sativa cultivar DH55 chromosome 16, Cs, whole genome shotgun sequence, a single window of DNA contains:
- the LOC104751001 gene encoding ethylene-responsive transcription factor ERF020-like has product MDLSRDAGETYQSTYKGIRRRKWGKWVSEIRVPGTRQRLWLGSFSTAEGAAVAHDVAFYCLHRPSTLEDEAFNFPHLLPTSLASTTSPKSIQKAASDAGMAVDAGYNLNNDGAVSGSGGCEDGSSTTNMEDESELSISVYDYLEDDHV; this is encoded by the coding sequence atggatttatCAAGAGACGCCGGAGAAACTTATCAGAGCACATATAAAGGTATCCGTCGTCGGAAATGGGGAAAATGGGTATCGGAGATTCGTGTTCCGGGAACCCGCCAACGTCTCTGGTTAGGCTCTTTCTCGACAGCTGAAGGCGCTGCCGTAGCCCACGACGTTGCTTTTTACTGCTTGCACCGACCATCAACCCTCGAAGACGAAGCTTTTAACTTCCCTCACTTGCTCCCAACCTCCCTCGCTTCCACCACATCTCCTAAATCCATCCAAAAAGCTGCTTCTGACGCTGGCATGGCCGTGGACGCCGGATACAACCTAAACAACGACGGTGCTGTGTCTGGTAGCGGTGGCTGTGAAGATGGATCGTCAACGACGAACATGGAAGACGAGAGTGAACTTAGCATCTCCGTGTACGATTATTTGGAAGACGATCACGTTTGA